In Acidianus brierleyi, one genomic interval encodes:
- a CDS encoding 3,4-dihydroxy-2-butanone-4-phosphate synthase: MISKEIIRKNLESGLPILIYDFDGREEETDMIFYAGAINWKSIYTLRTSAGGLICYATGSKEANILGLRFQTDILRDNTIYKKLVKIPSYKDEPAFSIWVNHVNTTTGISDYDRAKTIQELHKVIITINENPLEAKENFYTYFYAPGHVPFLISRDITKRRGHTELSTTLMSFLGLEKSVAFAEMLDEKVSLKKNKALLFAKNNGLLFIEGKEILNEVIA, encoded by the coding sequence ATGATAAGCAAAGAAATAATAAGGAAAAATTTAGAATCTGGACTTCCAATATTAATTTATGATTTTGATGGAAGAGAAGAAGAAACTGATATGATTTTCTATGCTGGTGCAATAAATTGGAAATCTATATATACACTTAGAACAAGTGCTGGAGGTTTAATATGCTACGCAACTGGAAGTAAAGAAGCCAACATTTTAGGATTAAGATTTCAGACAGATATACTAAGAGATAACACAATTTATAAAAAATTAGTGAAGATACCATCATATAAAGACGAACCTGCTTTTTCTATATGGGTTAACCATGTAAATACTACTACTGGAATATCTGATTACGATAGAGCTAAAACTATTCAAGAATTACACAAAGTAATAATAACTATTAATGAGAATCCTCTAGAAGCTAAAGAGAACTTTTATACCTATTTCTATGCTCCTGGTCATGTACCTTTTCTAATAAGTAGAGATATAACAAAAAGGAGAGGACATACAGAACTATCTACTACGCTTATGTCATTTTTAGGATTAGAAAAGAGCGTAGCTTTTGCTGAAATGCTTGACGAAAAAGTTAGTCTAAAGAAGAATAAAGCATTACTATTTGCTAAAAACAACGGATTGTTATTCATAGAAGGTAAAGAAATATTAAATGAGGTTATAGCATGA
- a CDS encoding DUF2208 domain-containing protein produces MSSVTPNPYSWKYVLLSQVYLIVISVVLTYYPQYFIEAIVTYFIVMMGVMFYSMSKSNPMFRDRKLLYEINNSRLLYEEKNASELINKDKEYTEEYTKYAKKSFSMLGIYLVYMIVLYFLYTYISKIAISQASSFDRLLVYLIYFEVIYLFAFFVFRKIVKPAMLNIMAPFSYKITEKGIVGSGGMSTFLHARHLLDANISVNREKHYVEIDSAQAKLPYKLRLYSSDVDKVLDYIERIKRIELRRQSSSQQ; encoded by the coding sequence ATGTCTTCAGTAACACCAAATCCGTATAGTTGGAAATATGTGCTATTAAGCCAAGTTTATCTAATTGTAATCTCCGTAGTGTTAACATATTATCCGCAGTATTTCATAGAAGCTATAGTAACGTACTTTATCGTGATGATGGGTGTCATGTTTTACAGTATGTCAAAATCTAATCCTATGTTTAGAGACAGGAAACTGCTTTATGAAATAAATAATTCAAGGCTATTGTATGAGGAAAAAAATGCTTCAGAACTAATTAACAAGGATAAGGAATATACGGAGGAATATACTAAGTACGCTAAAAAAAGCTTTAGTATGTTAGGCATCTATTTAGTTTACATGATCGTATTATATTTTCTCTATACATATATTTCTAAAATAGCAATTTCCCAAGCAAGTTCGTTTGACAGATTATTAGTCTACTTAATATATTTTGAAGTCATTTATCTATTTGCGTTTTTTGTATTCAGGAAAATAGTGAAACCTGCAATGTTAAATATAATGGCACCATTTTCATATAAAATTACAGAAAAAGGCATAGTAGGTTCTGGTGGGATGTCTACATTTCTTCATGCTCGACATTTATTAGATGCCAACATTTCAGTGAACAGGGAAAAACATTATGTGGAAATAGATTCTGCTCAAGCCAAGTTACCATATAAGCTTAGGCTTTACTCTTCTGACGTTGATAAAGTTCTAGATTATATAGAGAGAATAAAAAGAATAGAACTTAGAAGACAGTCCTCTTCTCAACAGTAG